A window of the Paenibacillus woosongensis genome harbors these coding sequences:
- a CDS encoding thiolase family protein has protein sequence MSIPVIVAAKRTAIGKYGGMFREIPPEVLAAEVIRAILGETSVNPGDIDDVILGNAVGPGGNIARLSALTAGLPVEVPGVTVDRQCGSGLEAIHLAARLIQAGAGEIYLAGGVESTSRAPWKIEKPLSLYGRGFPAIMGRARFSPDCIGDPDMGKAANNVANKYGITREQQDLFALHSQNKAVDSIRSGRFQGEIVPVSITAEREAIIIDTDECPRPGTTLEKLAALPPAFDADGTVTAGNACPVNDGAAIVLLMSLKMARSLGLQPVMQFVDSAAAGVDPNYLGIGPVPAVSKLLARNSLTVSDLDIVEFNEAFASQVLASLQQLSIPEEIVNVGGGAIALGHPYGASGAILVTRLFSEMRSMDAARGMTTLGIGGGLGLATLWEKCV, from the coding sequence ATGTCCATTCCCGTGATTGTAGCTGCCAAACGAACGGCCATCGGCAAATATGGAGGAATGTTCAGGGAGATTCCGCCCGAGGTGCTCGCCGCAGAGGTGATTCGAGCTATTCTGGGCGAAACATCCGTGAACCCTGGGGATATCGATGACGTAATCCTCGGCAATGCAGTTGGCCCGGGCGGCAATATCGCCAGATTGTCCGCTTTGACCGCCGGACTTCCGGTGGAGGTTCCAGGAGTTACGGTCGACCGTCAATGCGGTTCGGGTCTAGAAGCGATTCATCTGGCGGCGCGGCTGATTCAGGCTGGAGCGGGCGAGATCTATTTGGCGGGCGGTGTAGAGAGCACAAGCCGAGCGCCGTGGAAGATCGAGAAACCTCTTTCATTATATGGCAGAGGATTTCCTGCGATTATGGGCCGCGCAAGGTTCTCGCCTGATTGTATCGGTGATCCGGATATGGGCAAGGCCGCGAACAATGTTGCTAACAAATATGGGATCACCAGGGAGCAGCAGGATTTATTTGCACTTCATAGCCAAAACAAGGCCGTGGACTCGATCCGCAGCGGGCGCTTTCAGGGCGAAATCGTGCCGGTCTCCATTACGGCAGAGCGTGAAGCAATCATCATCGATACGGATGAATGTCCGCGCCCGGGCACAACGCTCGAGAAGCTCGCGGCTCTGCCGCCCGCATTCGATGCCGATGGCACGGTAACGGCGGGGAACGCTTGCCCGGTCAATGACGGTGCAGCGATCGTCCTGTTGATGTCACTCAAGATGGCCCGCTCATTAGGCTTGCAGCCTGTCATGCAGTTCGTCGATTCGGCCGCAGCCGGTGTCGATCCGAATTATTTAGGGATCGGTCCGGTACCCGCGGTAAGCAAGCTGCTCGCAAGAAACAGCCTGACGGTAAGTGATCTCGATATCGTGGAATTCAATGAAGCTTTTGCCTCGCAGGTGCTGGCCTCTCTGCAGCAGCTGAGCATACCGGAGGAAATCGTCAATGTCGGCGGCGGAGCTATCGCGCTGGGCCATCCTTACGGAGCCTCCGGTGCCATTCTCGTCACACGCCTGTTCAGCGAAATGCGGAGCATGGACGCTGCAAGGGGCATGACGACGCTCGGTATCGGCGGCGGACTGGGGCTCGCGACGTTATGGGAGAAATGTGTATAA
- a CDS encoding energy-coupling factor transporter transmembrane component T family protein — translation MALTQHLIFGQYIDKKSLVHELDPRTKLLIVMAFMISALLLTTLVSYVLLALMVAAAIAISKIPLTYIIRGLKPVWLIVIITSVFHIFLTQGGEVLIQLGSVSIYEQGVLKAIAIAVRIILLLAMATLLTLTTKLSDLTSAIETLLSPLRRIGVPTQEIAMMMTLTIRFIPILLQETDKIMKAQRARGVDFASGNIVKRLLNFIPIIVPVLMLAFQKAESASQAIEARGYQPGMQRTQLRTLALQAIDFKTLLVSGLFMSVLIALRM, via the coding sequence ATGGCCTTGACCCAGCATCTGATATTTGGGCAGTACATTGATAAGAAATCGCTGGTCCATGAGCTCGATCCGCGAACGAAGCTGTTGATCGTCATGGCCTTCATGATTTCGGCGCTGCTCCTCACGACGCTTGTCTCTTACGTTCTGCTGGCGCTTATGGTCGCGGCCGCCATTGCCATTTCCAAAATACCGCTCACCTACATCATCAGAGGATTAAAGCCGGTATGGCTGATTGTGATCATTACGTCGGTCTTTCATATTTTCTTGACGCAGGGCGGAGAGGTGCTGATTCAACTTGGCTCTGTGTCCATCTATGAGCAAGGCGTGCTTAAGGCGATTGCGATTGCTGTACGCATCATTTTACTGTTAGCCATGGCCACCTTGCTGACCTTAACGACGAAGCTGAGCGATTTGACCAGCGCCATTGAAACACTGTTGTCACCGCTCCGCAGAATAGGGGTGCCGACACAGGAAATCGCCATGATGATGACGTTAACGATTCGCTTTATTCCGATTCTCCTGCAGGAAACCGACAAAATTATGAAAGCCCAAAGAGCCAGGGGCGTTGATTTCGCCTCCGGCAACATAGTCAAAAGATTGCTGAACTTTATCCCGATTATTGTACCCGTCCTGATGCTGGCGTTCCAGAAAGCCGAAAGTGCCTCCCAGGCGATTGAAGCCCGGGGTTACCAGCCAGGAATGCAGCGCACACAGCTAAGAACGCTTGCTTTGCAAGCCATCGACTTCAAAACGCTGCTCGTGTCGGGACTATTCATGTCCGTGCTGATCGCACTCAGAATGTGA
- a CDS encoding ATP-binding cassette domain-containing protein — translation MEITLNDVFYSYNAGTPLENEVLRGLNLKLDSNKITAVVGRTGSGKSTFVQHLNGLLYPTRGSIHVGDTIIRSGSKRKPVLFDKVGIVFQMPEHQLFEETVLKDISFGPNQLGWPQDLIRAKALEALRLVGLDESFGDRSPFELSGGEKRRAAIAGVLVMEPSVLILDEPTVGLDTEGKQSLMELFLSWRKEKQRTLVIVTHDMDLLAEYAEDVIVFESGKVKLKTDPLTLFTYYRQEIESLGLKLPLALSLVEQLNAKLYTPITVESVKKEAILAQLADHFLIASGKGGV, via the coding sequence ATGGAAATTACATTAAATGACGTATTTTACTCCTATAACGCTGGAACGCCGCTCGAGAACGAAGTGCTGCGCGGACTCAATTTGAAGCTGGACAGCAATAAAATTACCGCTGTCGTAGGAAGGACGGGCTCTGGCAAATCTACCTTCGTCCAACATCTTAATGGACTGCTGTACCCGACGCGGGGAAGCATCCATGTTGGCGACACCATCATCAGGAGCGGCAGCAAAAGGAAGCCCGTTCTCTTTGACAAAGTGGGCATCGTATTTCAAATGCCGGAGCACCAGCTATTTGAGGAGACCGTTCTAAAGGATATTTCCTTTGGTCCCAACCAGTTAGGCTGGCCGCAGGATCTGATCCGAGCCAAGGCGCTGGAGGCGCTTAGGCTGGTCGGTCTGGACGAATCTTTCGGAGATCGGTCGCCATTTGAGCTAAGCGGCGGGGAGAAGAGGAGAGCTGCGATTGCCGGAGTGCTGGTGATGGAGCCTTCCGTGCTTATTCTGGACGAGCCTACGGTAGGTTTGGATACCGAGGGCAAACAGTCGCTTATGGAGCTGTTTCTCAGCTGGCGCAAGGAGAAGCAGCGCACGCTGGTCATTGTAACCCATGATATGGACCTATTGGCCGAGTACGCTGAAGACGTCATCGTTTTCGAAAGTGGTAAAGTCAAACTCAAAACAGATCCGCTTACGCTCTTTACGTATTATCGGCAGGAAATCGAGTCGTTAGGACTAAAGCTCCCGCTGGCGCTGTCCCTCGTCGAGCAATTAAACGCCAAGCTGTACACCCCTATAACGGTTGAGTCCGTGAAGAAGGAAGCGATTCTGGCGCAGCTCGCCGATCATTTCCTCATCGCCAGCGGAAAAGGAGGGGTCTGA
- a CDS encoding AMP-binding protein, whose protein sequence is MLITEAVLAHAAEKPEKTALVVDHRRLTYQELDKAINEAACELMAFENSFNQAGHTLIGFLLHNSVEFVQYFLAAAKLGLCSALFDPKWADANIDAILGECRPAILVVGIDLLPRLASVPDTTKLIVIDSDSAVQEEIRDHSREGNAAAASAGSAGHRFSRNSTPDSIFYMGFTSGTTGMPKGFLRAQHSWMESFAQAKEAFGLSEADHVLGTGPLVHSLTIYAAIQTLYLGGTFYLPRKFKAATALAMLGACPITHIYLVPTIFEALYHEAISQTPVFTAPQVKSLITTGDKWTPESKRKAGEAFPQAGIYEFYGASELSFVTVLDPAGNKARPDSIGKPFNGVKVSLRKPDGTEAGAGEVGQIYIRSGMIFSGYFNNADETKQVIHGEWATVGDLAMRDSEGFLYMVGRSNNMIISGGLNIYPEEIEKILLSLEEIEEAIVAGLPDAYWGQKVVALVKAKQDAVISDQDIMAHCRKRLASYKCPKKILRVESFPYTNSGKISRASIHGWLAGRGV, encoded by the coding sequence ATGCTGATTACGGAGGCCGTTCTAGCACACGCCGCCGAAAAACCGGAGAAAACCGCGCTCGTCGTCGATCACCGCCGGTTGACATATCAGGAGCTTGATAAGGCCATCAACGAGGCGGCTTGCGAACTTATGGCCTTTGAGAATAGCTTTAATCAAGCTGGGCATACGCTCATCGGTTTCTTGCTGCATAACAGTGTGGAGTTCGTGCAATATTTTTTGGCTGCGGCAAAGCTCGGGTTATGCTCAGCGCTATTCGATCCGAAATGGGCCGATGCAAATATCGATGCGATTTTAGGGGAGTGCAGGCCGGCTATTTTGGTTGTTGGCATCGATTTGCTGCCTCGCTTGGCCAGTGTTCCTGATACGACGAAGCTGATCGTCATCGACAGCGATTCCGCAGTGCAGGAGGAAATTAGGGACCATAGTCGCGAAGGCAATGCGGCTGCCGCCAGTGCTGGTTCAGCCGGGCACCGATTTTCCCGCAATTCAACCCCGGACAGCATATTCTATATGGGGTTTACTTCAGGAACCACCGGAATGCCGAAAGGCTTCCTCCGTGCTCAGCATTCATGGATGGAGAGCTTCGCTCAGGCCAAGGAGGCATTTGGCTTAAGCGAAGCCGACCATGTTCTCGGTACCGGGCCGCTCGTACACTCTTTGACGATTTATGCGGCGATTCAAACCTTGTATCTTGGCGGAACCTTCTATCTCCCGCGAAAATTCAAGGCCGCGACGGCGCTGGCTATGCTGGGGGCCTGTCCCATTACCCATATTTATCTCGTTCCAACGATATTCGAAGCGCTGTACCATGAAGCGATCTCGCAAACTCCTGTTTTTACTGCGCCGCAAGTAAAATCATTAATTACGACGGGAGACAAGTGGACACCGGAATCGAAGCGGAAGGCAGGGGAGGCCTTTCCTCAGGCAGGCATTTACGAATTCTATGGCGCGTCCGAGCTCAGCTTCGTCACGGTGCTGGATCCAGCAGGCAACAAAGCTAGACCGGACTCGATCGGCAAGCCGTTTAACGGAGTGAAGGTGTCCTTGCGCAAGCCTGACGGTACAGAAGCGGGGGCAGGCGAAGTGGGACAGATTTATATCAGAAGCGGCATGATTTTCTCCGGCTACTTCAATAATGCAGACGAAACGAAGCAGGTTATCCATGGAGAGTGGGCAACGGTAGGAGATCTGGCGATGAGGGACTCAGAAGGCTTCCTCTATATGGTGGGCAGAAGCAACAATATGATCATCAGCGGAGGGCTTAACATTTACCCCGAAGAGATCGAGAAAATTTTGCTGTCGTTGGAGGAAATCGAGGAGGCCATTGTAGCTGGACTGCCTGACGCCTACTGGGGGCAAAAGGTCGTGGCTCTCGTGAAAGCAAAACAAGACGCGGTGATCAGCGACCAGGATATTATGGCACACTGCCGCAAGCGGCTGGCCAGCTATAAATGCCCGAAGAAAATTTTGCGGGTCGAATCTTTCCCTTACACGAACAGCGGCAAAATATCGCGCGCGTCCATCCATGGTTGGCTGGCCGGAAGGGGGGTGTGA
- a CDS encoding SDR family NAD(P)-dependent oxidoreductase, producing the protein MHLNQQTAVITGSSRGIGRAIALRMAQEGARVVVNGTDASRVNAVVEEIRQNGGVAIGIAEPVHTMEGGARIISAATAEFGQVDILVNNAGIIRDQMAHKLGEEDWDAVISIHLKGAFSCIRAALPGMRERRQGCIINMTSTAGLTGTAGQLNYSAAKAGLLGMTWTLALELRHYGISVNAIAPAALTDMTAPYIERARRDAEAAGQNLPDYWRVGTPEEAAELAVALSLPQTRGISGEIFSVNGGDIGLWARPKHELLTSRTSGHWKASEIAAELLTESLN; encoded by the coding sequence ATGCACCTTAACCAGCAAACTGCAGTGATAACCGGCTCCAGCCGCGGTATCGGCCGGGCGATCGCCCTTAGAATGGCACAAGAAGGTGCCCGGGTGGTCGTTAATGGTACCGATGCTAGCCGTGTTAACGCAGTTGTTGAGGAAATTCGCCAAAACGGCGGCGTCGCCATCGGCATCGCCGAACCGGTCCATACGATGGAGGGCGGAGCTCGGATCATCTCCGCGGCGACGGCGGAGTTCGGCCAGGTGGATATTCTGGTGAACAACGCTGGAATTATCCGCGATCAAATGGCGCACAAGCTTGGCGAAGAGGATTGGGACGCTGTGATCAGCATTCATTTGAAAGGAGCCTTCTCCTGCATTCGGGCCGCGCTGCCGGGCATGAGGGAGAGAAGACAGGGCTGCATCATCAATATGACCTCAACAGCGGGCTTAACCGGAACAGCGGGGCAGCTCAACTACAGCGCGGCTAAAGCCGGCTTGCTTGGCATGACGTGGACGCTGGCACTGGAGCTCCGGCATTACGGAATCAGCGTCAATGCCATCGCTCCGGCGGCCTTGACGGACATGACGGCTCCGTATATCGAGCGGGCGAGGCGGGATGCTGAGGCTGCGGGCCAAAACCTCCCCGATTATTGGCGGGTCGGAACGCCCGAAGAGGCGGCCGAGCTGGCGGTGGCGCTAAGCCTCCCGCAAACCCGGGGAATTAGCGGTGAAATATTCTCCGTTAACGGCGGCGATATCGGATTATGGGCACGACCCAAGCATGAATTGCTGACCTCGCGTACATCGGGACATTGGAAGGCCAGCGAAATTGCCGCCGAATTATTGACCGAATCGTTGAATTGA
- a CDS encoding adenine deaminase C-terminal domain-containing protein: MRIYPCTLEEYRDLIAVSLGRKPPDVWLKNAAYLNVYTGQVERGHIYVSGNRIAYVGDKEFPVTPNTQIIELEQRQIVVPGYIEPHAHPCQMYNPFTWGVSQLRQGSVLSVNDNLSLLMLLGERAISFIEELDRISSHMSLWWCNFDQVQAGDRYLLKTWLAHPLVIQGGEFTEWFQLLQGDEELLERLHLLKSARLRVEGHLPGVSYEKISGIAAAGIGADHESLNAEDVLKRLKLGLYASLRYSSIRPDLPDILAGLAGDPRFNLNRVMLTSDGPSPHFTEEHSIPGMIKLCMEAGLSAVEAYRLATLNPATYYGLDEDLGGIAPGRLASFNVLDSLNEPAPLHVMQQGTWRIWNREDMQPADEAAVTSWLQSYFPARRVPAELVPEQIRGQGSTGIELVNDVITKPYEFIAGERLGDEESFITLLDSKGKWTLHTRIKGFASGVTALASTYSASGDTLLIGRSEKGICDILQELNERGDGILASFINGDKLHIPLPLGGTMSAGNMEEISESLGLFALRMKEHGYRFRDPAYTLLFLTASHLPNIRMSAKGLYLVKNGHVLASPVRLDTR; the protein is encoded by the coding sequence ATGCGAATATATCCATGCACTCTTGAAGAATACCGCGACCTTATTGCCGTATCCCTTGGCCGCAAACCTCCGGATGTTTGGTTGAAGAATGCAGCCTATCTCAACGTATACACGGGACAAGTCGAAAGGGGGCATATTTACGTTTCCGGCAACCGGATCGCCTACGTCGGAGACAAGGAATTTCCAGTAACGCCGAATACGCAAATCATTGAACTGGAGCAGAGGCAAATCGTCGTTCCCGGTTATATTGAGCCTCATGCGCATCCCTGTCAAATGTACAACCCGTTCACTTGGGGCGTCAGCCAGCTCCGTCAAGGGTCCGTGTTATCGGTTAACGATAACTTGTCCCTGCTTATGCTCCTTGGCGAGCGGGCGATCTCGTTTATTGAGGAATTAGACCGGATCAGCAGCCATATGTCTTTGTGGTGGTGCAATTTTGATCAAGTGCAGGCTGGCGACCGGTATTTGCTCAAAACGTGGCTTGCTCATCCGCTTGTCATTCAAGGCGGTGAATTTACGGAATGGTTTCAGCTTCTTCAGGGCGATGAGGAGCTGCTGGAACGGCTGCATCTGTTAAAGAGCGCGCGTTTGCGAGTAGAAGGTCATCTGCCAGGCGTCTCCTATGAAAAAATCAGCGGGATCGCGGCGGCGGGTATCGGAGCGGATCACGAGTCTCTAAATGCCGAGGATGTGCTAAAGAGATTGAAGCTCGGACTGTACGCCAGCCTCAGATACTCTTCTATACGCCCGGATCTGCCGGATATTTTGGCTGGCCTGGCCGGCGATCCGCGTTTTAATTTGAACCGCGTTATGCTTACGAGCGACGGACCTTCGCCGCATTTTACGGAGGAGCACAGCATTCCCGGCATGATCAAGCTGTGCATGGAAGCCGGCTTATCCGCCGTAGAAGCTTACAGGCTGGCTACCCTGAATCCGGCGACGTACTATGGGCTCGATGAAGATCTGGGCGGCATTGCCCCCGGCAGGCTTGCCAGCTTCAACGTTCTGGACTCGCTGAACGAGCCGGCTCCGCTCCATGTTATGCAGCAGGGGACATGGCGCATCTGGAACCGGGAAGACATGCAGCCGGCCGATGAAGCTGCTGTCACAAGCTGGCTACAATCCTATTTCCCGGCCCGAAGAGTGCCTGCCGAGCTGGTCCCGGAACAGATCCGTGGACAAGGCAGCACAGGTATTGAGCTTGTCAACGATGTCATTACGAAGCCTTACGAATTTATTGCTGGTGAACGGCTAGGGGACGAGGAGAGCTTCATTACGCTGCTTGACTCTAAAGGGAAGTGGACGCTTCATACCCGTATAAAAGGCTTTGCTTCTGGGGTTACGGCGCTGGCCAGCACTTATAGCGCCTCAGGAGATACTTTGCTGATCGGCAGGAGTGAAAAGGGGATATGCGACATATTGCAGGAGCTGAACGAGCGTGGCGACGGGATACTGGCTTCTTTCATCAACGGGGATAAGCTGCATATCCCCCTTCCGTTAGGCGGCACAATGAGCGCCGGGAACATGGAAGAGATCAGCGAATCTCTTGGTCTTTTTGCGCTTCGGATGAAGGAACACGGCTATCGGTTTCGCGATCCCGCCTATACGCTGCTTTTTCTGACCGCTTCCCATCTGCCTAACATACGCATGTCTGCGAAGGGACTGTATCTGGTTAAGAACGGACATGTGCTTGCCAGTCCTGTTCGACTGGATACTCGTTAG